One region of Sulfuriroseicoccus oceanibius genomic DNA includes:
- a CDS encoding mechanosensitive ion channel domain-containing protein, with product MKWFYRISLLVGVGLAAHAGAVEQGDALAQAGGRQGPAEAEVPAAVDPALVSVERLRVELRPLSKDELEEKLKHWLGRLREQLDQSSREALQLSALKAQAAGPDAPELVQLKERLAEMGAREFALAKRLRVVMESLREKGGDVAETEAYLNAVMDAKNDVDSEVRMKSMVQSWREWLVSDDGGMLLVRKLVAALVVVLVFWLISKIIRRIVVGRLKGFRGTSVMLRKFVDRTIGWLVLALGVLLALSILGVGIAPLLAAMGAGGFIIGFALQETLANFASGLMIMVYRPFDEDDFVTVAGVTGKVERMSLVSTTLLTVDNTELVIPNKKAWGETIQNFTGKDLRRVDLVFGIGYGDDIEKATEVLRTVASAHELVLPDKEIAIVVGALGDSSVNLYCRPWTKTVDYWTVYWDLTRQVKEAFDREGISIPFPQREVHVREGAALEAGS from the coding sequence GGCGGCCGGCAAGGTCCGGCGGAGGCCGAGGTGCCGGCTGCTGTGGATCCGGCATTGGTGTCGGTCGAGCGGTTGCGCGTTGAGCTGCGCCCGCTTTCCAAAGATGAGCTGGAGGAGAAGCTCAAGCACTGGCTGGGAAGGCTGCGTGAGCAGTTGGATCAATCGAGTCGCGAGGCGTTGCAGCTGTCTGCCTTGAAGGCACAGGCGGCAGGGCCGGATGCTCCGGAGCTCGTGCAGTTGAAGGAGAGGCTCGCGGAGATGGGGGCGCGGGAGTTTGCTCTGGCCAAGCGTCTGCGGGTTGTGATGGAGTCGTTGCGGGAGAAGGGAGGCGATGTGGCTGAAACCGAGGCCTATTTGAACGCGGTGATGGACGCGAAGAACGACGTCGATTCCGAGGTCCGGATGAAGTCAATGGTTCAGAGTTGGCGGGAGTGGCTGGTGTCGGATGATGGTGGGATGCTGCTAGTGCGCAAGCTGGTAGCTGCGTTGGTGGTGGTGCTTGTGTTTTGGCTGATCTCAAAAATCATCCGGCGGATTGTGGTCGGACGCCTCAAGGGGTTCCGTGGAACCTCGGTGATGCTGCGCAAGTTTGTCGACCGGACCATCGGCTGGCTGGTTTTGGCTCTGGGTGTGTTGTTGGCGCTGAGTATCCTCGGGGTGGGGATTGCTCCGCTGCTGGCGGCGATGGGGGCGGGTGGCTTCATTATCGGTTTCGCGTTGCAGGAGACGTTGGCCAATTTCGCCAGTGGGCTGATGATCATGGTTTATCGTCCATTCGATGAGGATGACTTCGTGACGGTGGCGGGAGTCACGGGAAAGGTTGAGCGGATGAGCTTGGTGTCGACCACCTTGCTGACCGTGGACAACACGGAGTTGGTGATTCCGAACAAAAAGGCGTGGGGGGAGACCATCCAGAATTTCACCGGCAAGGACCTGCGGCGCGTCGATTTGGTGTTTGGTATCGGTTATGGAGACGACATTGAGAAGGCGACCGAGGTATTGCGGACTGTGGCGTCGGCGCATGAGTTGGTGTTGCCTGACAAAGAGATCGCGATCGTGGTGGGGGCGTTGGGGGATTCGTCGGTGAACCTGTACTGTCGTCCTTGGACCAAGACGGTGGATTACTGGACGGTGTACTGGGATCTGACGCGCCAGGTGAAAGAGGCGTTCGATCGCGAGGGCATTAGTATTCCATTTCCGCAGCGCGAGGTGCACGTGCGGGAAGGAGCAGCGCTCGAAGCTGGTAGCTGA
- a CDS encoding DUF3592 domain-containing protein — MIDLPTPSKKITLVCRILAVVLLLPALIPLQIGVWAYSHSMDFLATGKRTEAEIVRVIERPSESGLDLTLFTPVIRFTDESGTAHEFEATLKTDNPSYEVDEKVQIIYQPDEPNRWKFDAWPIHWGLATVNLVIFAVVLVTAMGMWIAGPRLITWMQINAKR; from the coding sequence ATGATCGACCTGCCCACACCGTCCAAGAAGATCACCCTCGTCTGCCGCATTCTGGCAGTCGTCCTTCTGCTGCCCGCCCTCATCCCATTGCAGATTGGTGTCTGGGCGTACAGCCACTCGATGGACTTCCTCGCCACCGGCAAACGCACGGAAGCCGAGATCGTGCGCGTGATCGAGCGCCCATCCGAATCCGGACTCGATCTCACACTTTTCACACCTGTCATCCGCTTCACCGACGAATCAGGTACCGCCCATGAATTCGAGGCTACCCTCAAGACCGACAACCCATCCTACGAGGTCGACGAAAAGGTCCAGATCATCTACCAGCCAGATGAACCAAATCGCTGGAAGTTCGACGCCTGGCCGATCCACTGGGGCTTGGCAACCGTGAACCTGGTCATCTTCGCAGTGGTCTTGGTGACCGCCATGGGAATGTGGATCGCAGGACCACGCCTGATTACCTGGATGCAAATCAACGCAAAGCGCTGA
- a CDS encoding VWA domain-containing protein, producing MTEFAFASGSTLKIIAACVMVAFLVVAWLSWARSGKSRRTLITEALRLLVAALACITLLQPELRTTDQPTTKPTIAVLVDESGSMDTLDVAALDAEQNRTVTSRRAFVETVREDRFWNDLESDNNLVFEPFSAVPQDNAAESTAGTNLNSALKDTAERHSNLRAVVVLSDGDWNEGGDPIQGAAGLAAQGVPVFGVGVGAPNRLPDLDVISVSAPAFGVVGDKMQINFTIRNSMSTAVTTVVTLNAENQPPVTKSITLPALRETSGSLFWTPSREGDTTLALDVPVQEGELITENNRRLVQVSARKETIKVLVIDSYPRWEYRFIRNALYRDPGVEVNSILLNGEKGVVTGGAGYLDKFPSDLKDLSTYDVVFLGDVGVNPDQLTEEQATLLKQLVEQQASGLVLIPGRRGNQASLMDTPLASLIPVVLEDNRDQGVAAADASNLALTSGGRQNLLTMLVRDERTNPDVWKNLPGFFWHAPVIKAKAGADVLAVHSTTKNDHGRLPMLVTTTAGTGKVLYLGIDSAWRWRKGVEDLYHYRFWGQVARWMSYQRKMAEGESLRLFMNPANPEPGTTLTLNANAYDANGVPLTRGEVIVDVTAPNGAVRRIEMTPSAGGFGAFFSTLRLDEPGEHTFTASTPSTGESVTTTVHVQGGNREQPGQPARPDVLDQISRITGGSVAAPEELPALIRELGQLKPKPPVVRTTALQFTWWWLALFIVCASGFWIARKWDGKI from the coding sequence ATGACCGAATTCGCATTCGCCTCCGGATCCACTCTAAAGATCATCGCCGCCTGCGTGATGGTTGCATTCTTGGTGGTCGCCTGGCTGAGCTGGGCCCGCTCGGGCAAGTCGCGCCGCACATTGATCACTGAAGCCCTGCGCTTGTTGGTCGCGGCTCTCGCCTGCATCACCCTGCTCCAGCCGGAACTGCGCACCACCGACCAGCCCACCACCAAGCCGACCATCGCCGTGCTCGTCGATGAATCAGGTAGCATGGACACACTCGACGTCGCAGCATTGGACGCCGAGCAAAACCGCACCGTCACCAGCCGCCGTGCGTTCGTCGAAACCGTCCGCGAAGACCGCTTCTGGAACGATCTGGAGTCAGACAACAATCTCGTCTTCGAACCATTCTCCGCCGTCCCTCAGGACAATGCCGCCGAATCCACCGCCGGTACCAACCTCAACTCGGCGCTGAAGGATACCGCCGAACGCCACTCCAACCTGCGCGCGGTCGTGGTCCTCAGTGATGGCGATTGGAACGAGGGGGGCGACCCAATCCAAGGTGCGGCCGGCCTGGCTGCACAAGGCGTTCCCGTCTTCGGCGTTGGCGTTGGCGCACCGAACCGGCTGCCGGATCTCGACGTCATCTCAGTTTCCGCCCCGGCTTTCGGCGTGGTGGGTGACAAGATGCAGATCAACTTCACCATCCGCAACTCAATGAGCACCGCCGTGACCACGGTGGTGACACTTAACGCGGAGAACCAACCTCCGGTGACCAAGAGCATCACTCTCCCCGCTCTGCGCGAAACCTCCGGATCTCTTTTCTGGACCCCGAGCCGCGAGGGAGATACCACACTCGCGCTCGACGTCCCGGTTCAAGAAGGCGAACTCATCACCGAGAACAACCGCCGCCTGGTTCAAGTCTCCGCCCGTAAGGAAACCATCAAAGTGCTGGTGATCGATTCCTACCCGCGCTGGGAATACCGCTTCATCCGCAACGCCCTCTACCGCGATCCGGGCGTTGAAGTGAACAGCATCCTGCTCAATGGAGAAAAAGGTGTGGTCACCGGCGGAGCAGGCTACCTCGATAAGTTTCCGTCCGACCTCAAGGACCTTTCCACCTACGACGTCGTGTTCCTCGGCGATGTCGGCGTGAACCCAGACCAGCTCACTGAAGAACAGGCCACGCTGCTCAAACAACTCGTGGAGCAGCAGGCCAGCGGGCTCGTGCTGATCCCCGGCCGCCGTGGTAACCAAGCCTCGCTCATGGACACACCACTGGCGTCGCTGATCCCCGTCGTGCTGGAAGACAACCGCGACCAAGGCGTCGCCGCAGCCGACGCCTCCAACCTTGCCCTCACCTCCGGTGGACGCCAGAACCTGCTCACGATGCTGGTTCGCGACGAACGCACCAACCCGGATGTCTGGAAAAACCTGCCCGGCTTCTTCTGGCACGCCCCCGTGATCAAAGCCAAGGCCGGAGCGGACGTGCTTGCCGTGCACTCGACCACCAAAAACGACCACGGCCGCTTGCCGATGCTGGTCACCACAACCGCCGGCACAGGCAAGGTACTCTACCTCGGGATCGACAGTGCGTGGCGCTGGCGCAAGGGCGTGGAAGACCTCTATCACTACCGCTTCTGGGGCCAGGTCGCCCGCTGGATGTCCTACCAGCGGAAGATGGCGGAAGGCGAGTCGCTGCGTCTTTTCATGAACCCGGCCAATCCGGAGCCAGGCACTACACTGACGCTGAATGCCAACGCCTACGATGCCAATGGCGTGCCATTGACCCGCGGCGAGGTGATTGTCGACGTTACCGCTCCGAATGGTGCCGTGCGACGCATTGAAATGACTCCGTCCGCAGGTGGGTTCGGCGCGTTTTTCTCCACCCTCAGGCTCGACGAACCCGGTGAGCACACCTTCACCGCATCGACGCCATCCACCGGCGAGTCGGTGACCACTACCGTCCATGTTCAGGGCGGCAACCGCGAACAACCAGGCCAACCTGCCCGCCCCGATGTTCTCGATCAAATCTCACGCATCACCGGCGGCAGCGTCGCCGCTCCTGAAGAACTGCCTGCACTGATCCGCGAACTCGGCCAATTGAAGCCGAAACCACCGGTCGTGCGCACCACGGCCCTTCAGTTCACCTGGTGGTGGCTCGCACTTTTCATCGTCTGCGCCAGTGGCTTCTGGATCGCCCGCAAGTGGGATGGCAAGATTTAA
- a CDS encoding BatA domain-containing protein yields the protein MNFLQPLILGALVFAAIPVIIHLINKRRHRTIQWAAMMFLIQASRESRGKRKLRNILILTCRVLALAALVAAIARPIAGGILGWAGSSQPDTIVLLFDRSPSMELVQYADGPSKRSMAISRISKSIRQFADGAKVVLIDSATMTPVTVSGTARLEDLPQTQASDRVADIPAMLSAAHGWIASAKPDNAEIWVVSDMQASNWHQDAGIWSALDDSFQSLKTSVPIRVLALTSESTNGAPNASVAVTRTQRHHNTLTLDLEVTNHGSDTIELPLFTSIGEGSPSQQSLRVAPGTTSVRKRIDLDASTTEAGWGKVSLPVDTNPRDNHAWFTFPDTTPLRSVVVAEPGTVGKRLILAAAPKSLTTREAEQLAPDQWQRIDWDTTSLVIWQAPVPADPAFHTTIGRFVQRGGQLAVFPTTNDDTSAANDLMGIRFAASEAAPADQQFMISEWIQESGWFANFEDGSKPVLDQLIVIRRAPVSFEGATVAANFADGQPFALTKRVGLGAVTAFTTLPDDRWSDLLRRNVLFPAVQRMIVDGSIKVGGSRLMHVGERLPGAVDTAWSPLATTSESAVSAKESAGVFTDPENRYLVALNIAPTESAIAQLDSDQVRALLENTKIRVFEERVNREDNIATPIWRAFAVCVLVFLLTEGILSLPPSPRQSQTAPMG from the coding sequence ATGAACTTCCTCCAACCGCTGATCCTCGGAGCGCTGGTCTTTGCGGCGATTCCTGTGATCATCCATTTGATCAACAAGCGGCGTCACCGCACGATCCAATGGGCGGCGATGATGTTTTTGATCCAGGCGAGCCGCGAATCCCGCGGCAAACGCAAACTGCGCAACATTCTGATTCTGACCTGCAGGGTACTGGCACTGGCAGCGCTGGTGGCCGCGATCGCGCGCCCGATTGCCGGTGGCATTCTGGGCTGGGCGGGAAGCAGCCAGCCGGACACCATCGTGCTGCTCTTTGACCGCTCACCGAGCATGGAGCTGGTGCAATATGCGGACGGCCCGAGCAAGCGCAGCATGGCAATCTCGCGCATCAGCAAGTCGATCCGCCAATTTGCCGACGGTGCAAAGGTTGTGCTGATCGACAGCGCAACGATGACACCAGTCACCGTCTCGGGCACCGCCCGACTGGAGGACCTTCCGCAAACCCAGGCATCGGACCGTGTTGCGGACATCCCCGCCATGCTTTCCGCCGCTCACGGCTGGATCGCCAGCGCAAAACCGGACAACGCGGAAATCTGGGTGGTCTCGGATATGCAAGCCAGCAACTGGCATCAGGACGCCGGTATCTGGAGCGCGCTCGATGATTCATTCCAATCGCTCAAGACTTCGGTACCGATCCGCGTCCTCGCTCTTACCAGTGAGTCCACCAACGGCGCCCCGAACGCATCGGTTGCCGTAACCCGCACGCAGCGCCACCACAACACACTGACGCTGGACCTGGAAGTCACCAACCACGGCAGCGACACTATTGAACTGCCTCTCTTCACCAGCATCGGCGAGGGCTCGCCATCGCAGCAGTCGCTGCGCGTTGCACCGGGTACCACATCCGTCCGCAAACGCATCGATCTCGACGCATCGACCACCGAAGCAGGTTGGGGCAAGGTCTCGCTGCCCGTCGATACCAACCCACGCGACAACCACGCCTGGTTCACCTTCCCTGACACCACGCCGCTGCGCAGTGTCGTCGTCGCGGAGCCCGGCACCGTCGGCAAGCGTCTCATCCTCGCCGCCGCACCGAAATCGCTCACCACCCGCGAAGCCGAACAACTCGCACCAGACCAATGGCAACGCATCGACTGGGACACCACCAGCCTCGTCATCTGGCAAGCACCGGTGCCCGCGGATCCCGCCTTCCACACCACCATCGGACGCTTCGTCCAGCGTGGTGGTCAGCTTGCGGTTTTCCCAACCACAAATGACGACACCTCCGCGGCGAACGACCTGATGGGCATCCGTTTTGCCGCAAGCGAAGCCGCACCGGCAGACCAGCAATTCATGATCAGCGAGTGGATCCAGGAGTCCGGCTGGTTCGCCAACTTTGAGGATGGCAGCAAGCCCGTGCTCGACCAGCTGATCGTCATTCGCCGCGCACCGGTATCCTTTGAAGGAGCCACGGTGGCCGCCAACTTCGCCGACGGCCAGCCATTTGCGCTGACCAAACGCGTCGGGCTCGGTGCGGTCACAGCATTCACCACGCTGCCGGACGACCGCTGGTCGGACCTACTGCGCCGCAATGTTTTGTTCCCAGCCGTGCAGCGCATGATCGTGGACGGGTCGATCAAAGTGGGAGGCAGCCGCTTGATGCACGTGGGTGAGAGGCTTCCGGGCGCAGTCGACACCGCGTGGTCGCCCCTCGCCACCACCAGTGAATCGGCCGTTTCTGCCAAGGAATCCGCTGGTGTTTTCACAGATCCGGAGAACCGCTATCTCGTCGCGCTCAACATCGCCCCGACTGAGTCGGCCATCGCCCAACTCGACAGCGATCAAGTCCGAGCCCTGCTGGAAAATACGAAGATCCGCGTGTTCGAAGAACGCGTGAACCGCGAAGACAACATTGCCACACCAATCTGGCGCGCATTCGCCGTCTGCGTCCTCGTATTCCTCCTCACCGAAGGCATTCTCAGCCTTCCGCCCTCCCCCCGCCAATCCCAGACCGCCCCAATGGGCTGA
- a CDS encoding DUF58 domain-containing protein, whose protein sequence is MVAESSSSKHSFFDPSVVGKLGALPLFARGPMLGTVAGRHKSPHRGSSVEFAEYRKYVPGDDTRRLDWRAYARSDRFYIKEFEAETNLRAYLVVDTSGSMAFSSGDGMTKLDYAKRLASSIAYLTLQGGDAIGMTRCNEAGNLSLPARRNPSHLEAIFDVLADSEPSGTTSLAETLHEVAEKVRQRALIIIISDFFCPPNELKDALQHLHFNKHDIATFHLLDPLELGFEFDRPQRFVDLEGNETIIADPNSIADRYHAALNQYLEQTRKNCHDCNADYQRVVTNTPYDEVLTKFLTARLPKKR, encoded by the coding sequence ATCGTGGCAGAATCCTCCTCATCGAAACACTCGTTTTTCGACCCATCAGTGGTCGGGAAACTGGGTGCGCTTCCGCTCTTCGCCCGCGGCCCTATGTTGGGTACCGTTGCCGGGCGTCACAAAAGCCCGCACCGGGGATCGAGTGTGGAGTTCGCCGAGTACCGCAAATACGTACCCGGCGACGACACCCGGCGTCTCGACTGGCGGGCCTACGCGCGCAGCGACCGCTTCTACATCAAAGAATTCGAAGCGGAAACCAACCTACGCGCCTACCTGGTGGTCGACACCAGTGGCTCGATGGCATTTTCCAGCGGCGACGGCATGACCAAGCTCGACTACGCCAAACGTCTGGCATCGTCGATTGCCTACCTGACGTTGCAAGGCGGCGACGCGATCGGGATGACCCGTTGTAACGAAGCGGGCAACCTGTCGCTCCCGGCCCGGCGCAATCCGTCGCACCTCGAAGCCATCTTCGACGTGCTGGCAGACTCCGAGCCAAGTGGCACGACCAGCCTCGCCGAGACGCTGCACGAAGTAGCGGAAAAAGTGCGTCAGCGCGCGTTGATCATCATCATCTCCGACTTCTTCTGCCCGCCCAACGAGCTCAAGGACGCGCTGCAGCACTTGCACTTCAACAAGCACGACATCGCAACCTTCCACCTGCTCGATCCGCTCGAGCTCGGGTTTGAGTTCGACCGCCCACAACGCTTCGTCGACTTGGAAGGCAACGAAACCATCATCGCCGACCCCAACTCCATCGCCGACCGCTACCACGCAGCGCTCAACCAATACCTCGAGCAGACGCGCAAGAACTGCCACGACTGTAACGCGGATTACCAACGGGTGGTCACCAACACCCCGTACGATGAAGTATTGACCAAGTTCCTCACCGCCCGCTTGCCGAAGAAGCGCTGA
- a CDS encoding AAA family ATPase — protein MTDASLQDDDVAAIDDLQAIYRDLKTQIGKVIIGQEDVVELLAISIFSRGHSLLMGVPGLAKTLLVSTLAETMSLSFSRIQFTPDLMPMDITGTDILQDSGSGGKREFEFIKGPIFANIVLADEINRAPAKTQAALLEAMQERRVTVVGKTFQLDQPFFVLATQNPVEQEGTYPLPEAQLDRFMFLIEVGYPTHEDEVRIARETTGSALAEIGHVLTGEKLMKFQSLVRRVPVPDHLYEFVVRLVRKTRPNEASAPQWLKNFVAWGAGPRAIQYIIIAAKTRAALKGSYMVRMEDVEEVAKPVLVHRVLTNFAAESEGMTSLKVVERLIEETRER, from the coding sequence ATCACAGACGCCTCACTCCAAGACGACGATGTCGCCGCCATTGATGACCTGCAGGCGATTTACCGGGACCTCAAAACTCAGATCGGCAAAGTCATCATCGGCCAGGAAGATGTGGTCGAACTGCTGGCGATTTCGATTTTCTCCCGCGGCCACTCGTTGCTGATGGGTGTACCAGGCCTGGCAAAAACGCTCCTGGTGAGCACGCTGGCGGAAACAATGTCGCTCTCGTTCAGCCGCATTCAGTTCACTCCGGACCTGATGCCGATGGACATTACCGGCACCGATATTCTTCAGGACAGCGGCAGCGGCGGAAAGCGTGAGTTCGAGTTCATCAAAGGACCGATCTTCGCCAACATCGTGCTCGCCGACGAAATCAACCGTGCCCCGGCCAAGACCCAGGCCGCATTGCTCGAAGCGATGCAGGAGCGCCGCGTCACCGTGGTGGGCAAGACATTCCAGCTCGACCAGCCGTTCTTCGTGTTGGCGACCCAGAACCCGGTGGAACAAGAAGGAACCTATCCACTGCCGGAAGCCCAGCTCGACCGCTTCATGTTCTTGATCGAAGTGGGCTATCCAACCCACGAGGACGAAGTACGCATCGCCCGTGAGACCACCGGCTCAGCATTGGCGGAAATCGGCCACGTCCTCACCGGCGAAAAGCTGATGAAGTTCCAATCGCTGGTGCGCCGCGTTCCAGTTCCTGACCACCTTTACGAATTTGTCGTGCGTCTCGTGCGCAAGACCCGCCCGAACGAAGCTTCCGCACCGCAGTGGCTCAAGAACTTCGTTGCCTGGGGTGCCGGTCCACGTGCGATCCAGTACATTATCATCGCCGCCAAGACCCGCGCCGCCCTCAAGGGCAGCTACATGGTGCGCATGGAGGACGTGGAGGAAGTCGCCAAGCCGGTACTCGTTCACCGCGTGCTGACCAACTTCGCTGCCGAAAGCGAAGGCATGACCAGCCTCAAGGTGGTCGAGCGATTGATCGAAGAGACCCGCGAGCGATAA
- the thiS gene encoding sulfur carrier protein ThiS, with translation MTLTINGNDTTFGDNAPATVTDLLKHLGLEGKPVLVEHNGTALFPREFPTTNLTTSDRLELIQVAAGG, from the coding sequence ATGACGCTCACCATCAACGGCAACGACACCACTTTCGGCGACAACGCACCAGCCACCGTCACCGACCTGCTCAAGCACCTCGGCCTCGAGGGCAAACCGGTACTCGTCGAGCACAACGGCACCGCCCTGTTCCCGCGCGAGTTCCCCACGACCAACCTCACCACCAGCGACCGACTGGAACTCATCCAAGTCGCCGCAGGCGGGTAA
- the thiH gene encoding 2-iminoacetate synthase ThiH — MSFSEAFRNEAALRNQPRVRKFASLVAPVDAAGLEQMAGESMRLTQRHFGKAIRLFAPLYVSNECINNCRYCGFSRDNPILRVTLGIDHVVREAKHLAARGFRSVLLVAGEHPKFVDEGYLQECIRAIRGFIPTVAIEVGPMADHQYSQIVEAGGEGLVVYQETYNRETYEYLHTAGPKKNFDWRLDCPERAYAGGFRRIGVGALFGLSEWREEAIRLAMHLDYLSRKCWKANFTISFPRLRPHAGEDSFQPNPDFTLDDRALVQLVCAFRLCFPEVGIVLSTREPAALRDAMIPLGVTSMSAGVCTDPGGYTGQAADDLHLTVKGRRVELEAKQKSECSRATEQFGIADERSAEEVAAAVRDAGYEPVWKDWDEAILNENPAHLVNV; from the coding sequence ATGTCTTTCTCTGAAGCATTCCGCAACGAAGCCGCCCTGCGCAACCAACCGCGAGTCCGTAAGTTCGCCTCGCTCGTCGCCCCGGTCGATGCCGCCGGGCTCGAGCAAATGGCCGGCGAATCGATGCGCCTGACCCAGCGCCACTTCGGCAAGGCAATCCGACTTTTCGCGCCGCTCTACGTTTCCAACGAGTGCATCAACAACTGCCGCTACTGTGGCTTCTCGCGCGACAATCCAATCCTGCGCGTGACACTCGGCATCGACCACGTCGTGCGCGAGGCCAAGCATTTGGCGGCCCGTGGGTTCCGCAGCGTGCTACTCGTCGCTGGCGAGCACCCTAAATTCGTCGACGAAGGCTACCTGCAGGAATGCATCCGTGCGATCCGTGGGTTTATCCCAACCGTCGCCATCGAAGTCGGGCCAATGGCAGACCATCAGTATTCCCAGATCGTCGAAGCCGGCGGCGAGGGACTGGTCGTCTACCAGGAAACCTATAACCGGGAAACCTACGAGTATCTCCACACGGCCGGACCGAAGAAGAACTTCGACTGGCGCCTGGACTGCCCGGAACGTGCATACGCCGGTGGCTTCCGCCGCATTGGCGTGGGGGCTTTGTTCGGGCTCTCGGAATGGCGCGAGGAAGCCATCCGCCTGGCGATGCACCTCGACTACCTCTCCCGCAAATGCTGGAAGGCAAACTTCACCATCTCGTTCCCTCGCCTGCGCCCACACGCCGGAGAGGACAGCTTCCAGCCAAATCCAGACTTCACGTTGGACGACCGTGCGCTGGTCCAGCTGGTGTGTGCGTTCCGCCTCTGCTTCCCGGAAGTCGGCATCGTGCTCTCCACCCGTGAGCCCGCCGCCCTGCGCGACGCAATGATCCCACTAGGCGTGACTTCGATGTCGGCTGGGGTTTGCACCGATCCGGGCGGGTACACCGGCCAGGCTGCCGATGACCTGCACCTCACCGTCAAAGGACGACGGGTGGAACTCGAAGCGAAGCAGAAGTCGGAGTGCTCGCGCGCGACCGAGCAGTTCGGCATTGCCGACGAACGCAGCGCCGAGGAAGTCGCCGCAGCCGTGCGCGACGCCGGCTACGAGCCTGTCTGGAAAGACTGGGACGAGGCCATCCTCAACGAGAACCCAGCCCACCTCGTCAACGTCTAA
- a CDS encoding FtsW/RodA/SpoVE family cell cycle protein: MTPFFKKLLTTNWLMLATIIGLWVFGLHAIRIAVESNPSEAIQNTWRSQMHYGLVGIAVYLGVSMVDYRWLRWVAAPAYLVSVGLLVAALLFGQEINNTKGWLAIGGFKFQPSQLAIAGCVVAASVTFSELRKLHPFFKNHFLNLTLLGVLTGIPFLLVLLQGDVGSALVWIPVAAAIGIVARIPFRHLVMVALLALIAIPPFYFFALNDARRSRIEVFLAMAQDKPVDIRNEGYSAHNISMAVGSGGWSGFENNATKATEAEQVLDPALRESRIDERLTSVHEQGLISLNAAHSDFIFAVIAERYGFVGSTLLILAFALLLLQILVTAFWSRDAIGRILCAAVALLLFAHVFQNIGMTLLIMPITGIPLPFISHGGTFLLTLFGLLGLVQSVWVHRDIEPDDKEAAERERLIRKTRSRLHPEL; the protein is encoded by the coding sequence ATGACTCCATTTTTCAAAAAGCTGCTGACCACCAACTGGCTGATGCTCGCTACGATCATCGGTCTGTGGGTGTTCGGCCTGCATGCCATCCGCATTGCGGTGGAGAGCAACCCATCGGAGGCGATCCAAAACACGTGGCGCTCGCAGATGCACTACGGGCTGGTCGGCATCGCAGTCTACCTCGGCGTCAGCATGGTCGACTACCGTTGGCTGCGCTGGGTGGCCGCGCCGGCCTATCTAGTATCGGTGGGGCTGTTGGTTGCGGCTTTGCTTTTTGGTCAGGAGATCAACAATACAAAAGGCTGGCTGGCAATTGGCGGCTTCAAGTTCCAGCCGTCGCAGCTCGCCATCGCGGGCTGCGTGGTGGCAGCCTCGGTAACATTCTCCGAGCTGCGCAAGCTCCATCCGTTCTTCAAGAACCATTTCCTCAATTTGACCCTGCTCGGGGTGCTCACCGGCATCCCGTTCCTGCTCGTTCTGTTGCAGGGCGACGTCGGCTCGGCGTTGGTCTGGATCCCGGTGGCGGCGGCCATTGGCATCGTTGCGCGGATTCCGTTCCGCCATCTCGTCATGGTGGCATTGCTCGCTCTGATCGCGATCCCGCCATTCTACTTCTTCGCGCTCAACGACGCCCGTCGCTCGCGGATCGAGGTCTTCCTGGCGATGGCTCAGGATAAACCGGTCGACATCCGCAACGAAGGCTACTCGGCCCACAACATCTCGATGGCCGTGGGATCCGGCGGCTGGTCCGGCTTTGAAAACAACGCCACCAAAGCCACCGAAGCCGAACAGGTGCTCGACCCCGCATTGCGCGAATCGCGTATCGACGAACGCCTCACCTCCGTCCACGAACAAGGACTCATCTCGCTCAATGCCGCCCACTCCGACTTCATCTTCGCGGTGATCGCCGAGCGCTATGGTTTTGTCGGCTCGACCTTGCTCATCCTCGCATTCGCCTTGCTGCTTTTGCAGATTCTAGTGACCGCGTTCTGGAGCAGGGATGCGATTGGCCGCATTCTCTGTGCGGCGGTAGCGCTGCTGCTATTCGCCCACGTTTTCCAGAATATCGGCATGACTTTGCTCATCATGCCAATCACCGGTATCCCCTTGCCATTCATCAGTCATGGGGGCACGTTCCTGCTAACTCTCTTCGGCCTGCTCGGACTCGTCCAAAGCGTCTGGGTTCACCGCGATATCGAACCCGACGACAAGGAAGCAGCCGAGCGTGAACGATTGATCCGCAAAACCCGATCGCGCCTCCACCCGGAGCTCTAA